The following proteins come from a genomic window of Salvia hispanica cultivar TCC Black 2014 chromosome 4, UniMelb_Shisp_WGS_1.0, whole genome shotgun sequence:
- the LOC125223808 gene encoding E3 ubiquitin-protein ligase RFWD3-like, which produces MEAMAGHAIEMLTTSDRDDEERDGDDVAGITITTPAHLINDNHGNEFVIVDDTPSEDGGDDAAEPERECSSPEKGVSCNKGVSTALVKGDGDGDDDGLLGEFNRGEIDGLFCPICLEAWTSGGDHHACCLPCGHIYGLSCIKKWLCRQGSHKCPHCKKKCRIKDIRLLYATRLVAIDGHLQKRAQSFEAKCSSLEKKSADWGKKEIEWKKREADLRKEVQYLKERTSDLEDLLEDMERRASGSSASNSNYPRGVDSIPSFHSGGSHKFEMQMDIQIQGARLFGVDSSNKILVFARRLSGMGGGNVLTKVSLIFDHEREDIHLAENTKAVKDLKVSPHGGLVLLASLGKKLSVLSTQSNNTVITYDLPASAWSCSWDICNSHYFYAGLQNGTVLQFDMRQTAKHVGSLTGLSDKLVHTIHSLQSDSSCGSGGRSILTASALGLCQLNFGGSEEGSYLIPESDKQGVCVSLAGSNYSDYITASFRPKIEVPWEMGVSQPVLNAAGQATMGNHIVYTKMGAAYQKVGASYGNVSDIRMPIRCAIVDRVYQNPVFACVDELRSEVVIQELPSLMVLERLKPQDTPIYDVKYSSISSSGLIGCLSDNSFRLYSARLLINP; this is translated from the exons ATGGAGGCAATGGCAGGCCACGCAATTGAAATGCTAACAACATCCGATCGCGATGACGAGGAGCGGGATGGAGATGACGTGGCCGGAATTACCATTACGACGCCGGCTCACTTGATCAACGACAATCATGGGAACGAATTTGTGATTGTTGACGATACGCCCTCTGAGGATGGCGGTGATGATGCTGCCGAGCCTGAACGTGAATGCAGCAGTCCGGAGAAGGGCGTCAGTTGCAATAAAGGGGTTTCGACGGCGTTGGTAAAgggtgatggtgatggtgatgatgatggatTGTTGGGAGAGTTCAATAGGGGCGAAATTGATGGCCTCTTTTGCCCCATTTGCCTTGAGGCTTGGACCTCTGGTGGAGACCACCATGCCTG TTGTTTGCCATGTGGGCACATATATGGGTTATCGTGCATCAAGAAATGGTTGTGTCGTCAAGGCTCGCACAAG TGTCCGCATTGTAAAAAGAAATGCAGGATAAAGGACATTAGGCTTCTTTATGCAACTCGGCTTGTTGCTATTGATGGACATCTTCAAAAG AGAGCACAATCATTTGAAGCTAAATGTTCGTCCCTTGAGAAAAAG AGTGCTGACTGGGgcaaaaaggaaatagaatGGAAGAAGAGAGAAGCTGATCTGCGCAAGGAAGTGCAATATCTCAAAGAG AGGACTTCTGACTTAGAGGATCTTTTGGAAGATATGGAACGCAGGGCATCTGGGTcatctgcatcaaattcgAATTATCCAAGAG GAGTTGATTCCATCCCTAGTTTCCACAGTGGAGGATctcataaatttgaaatgcaG ATGGACATTCAGATACAAGGTGCCCGCCTCTTTGGTGTAGATTCttccaataaaattttagtatttgcTCGAAGGCTTTCAGGAATGGGGGGAGGCAATGTGCTGACCAAA GTGAGCTTGATTTTTGACCACGAAAGGGAGGACATTCATCTTGCTGAGAACACCAAAGCTGTTAAGGATCTAAAGGTTTCCCCTCATGGTGGACTTGTGCTGTTAGCATCCCTAGGAAAGAAACTATCAGTTCTTAG CACACAAAGCAACAACACTGTTATTACGTATGATCTACCG GCTTCTGCCTGGTCATGCTCTTGGGATATTTGCAACTCACATTATTTTTACGCAGGCTTGCAG AATGGCACAGTTTTACAGTTTGACATGCGTCAGACTGCGAAACATGTGGGATCCTTAACTGGATTGTCAGACAAGTTAGTTCATACAATACATTCTCTTCAGTCCGATTCATCTTGCGGTTCTGGTGGCAGAAGTATCCTAACTGCATCCGCACTTGGCTTATGCCAATTGAACTTTGGTGGGAGTGAAGAAGG ATCTTATCTGATTCCTGAATCAGATAAGCAAGGAGTTTGTGTATCTCTTGCTGGTTCCAACTACAGTGATTATATCACGGCCTCATTTCGTCCAAAAATCGAGGTACCTTGGGAGATGGGAGTTTCTCAACCGGTGCTTAATGCAGCGGGGCAAGCAACAATGGGAAATCATATCGTGTACACAAAAATGGGTGCAGCATACCAAAAGGTGGGAGCAAGCTATGGCAATGTGAGTGATATCAGAATGCCGATTAGATGTGCAATTGTGGACAGGGTTTACCAGAATCCTGTTTTTGCTTGTGTGGATGAACTGAGGTCTGAAGTTGTAATTCAAGAGTTACCATCTCTAATGGTTTTGGAGCGTCTTAAACCACAAGATACCCCTATTTATGATGTCAAGTATAGCAGCATATCAAGTTCCGGACTAATTGGCTGCTTGAGTGACAACTCCTTTCGCCTATATTCTGCCCGCCTCCTCATCAACCCTTAG
- the LOC125222435 gene encoding uncharacterized protein LOC125222435 isoform X3 has product MAETTSTLCFSALSASIPFSMDSSSRNWTSTSFATAPKFSSHFHRHRSPYLSFTLKASGSSHFLGDDAFGFYPWENNDSADSSIQWVSEEKITLFTSDGLIQIGGNLVPRRVSSAHKKQGNAKMSQKSQRYQESKYMDPNQSLCLGALFDIAATNGLDTGRRLCIFGFCRSIEMLCDVVEDTVLEHGGEVPEFHVDSEPGEALMW; this is encoded by the exons ATGGCTGAAACCACCTCCACGCTATGCTTCTCCGCCTTGTCTGCCTCGATTCCCTTCTCCATGGACTCTTCCTCCAGAAATTGGACTTCAACATCTTTTGCCACCGCACCTAAATTCTCTTCCCACTTTCACCGTCACCGATCGCCCTACCTCAGCTTCACTCTCAAAGCCTCCGGTTCTTCCCATTTCCTCGGCGACGATGCTTTCGGATTCTATCCATGGGAGAATAATGACTCTGCTGATTCCt CTATACAGTGGGTTTCGGAGGAAAAGATTACGTTATTTACCTCTGACGGGCTGATTCAGATCGGCGGGAATCTTGTCCCGCGCCGTGTTTCTTCTGCTCAT AAGAAACAAGGGAATGCAAAAATGTCCCAGAAATCTCAACGGTATCAGGAGAGCAAGTACATGGATCCAAACCAAAGCCTATGTCTCGGGGCTCTATTTGATATTGCAGCTACAAAT GGACTTGATACTGGTAGACGCCTTTGTATATTTGGCTTCTGTCGCTCCATTGAGATGCTTTGCGATGTAGTGGAAGACACTGTCTTGGAGCATGGTGGAGAG GTGCCTGAATTTCATGTGGATTCTGAACCAGGGGAGGCCCTCATGTG GTAG
- the LOC125219984 gene encoding probable xyloglucan endotransglucosylase/hydrolase protein 32, whose amino-acid sequence MASAVVLLLLLLLLFISSVANAGEWPPSPGYYPSSRYRTMSFYQGYKNLWGPAHQTVDHNGVTIWLDKTTGSGFKSVKPFRSGYFGASIKLQSGYTAGVITAFYLSNSEAHPGYHDEVDIEFLGTTFGKPYTLQTNVYVRGSGDGRIVGREMKFHLWFDPTQNFHHYAILWTPKEITFFVDDVPIRRYPRKSDATFPLRPMWVYGSIWDASSWATEDGKYKADYHYQPFVGKFTNFKASGCSAYSPPRCRPVSGSPYRSGRLTGQQGRAMQWVRSHYLVYDYCKDYKRDHSHTPECFR is encoded by the exons ATGGCTTCTGCagttgttcttcttcttcttcttcttctcttgttCATTTCCAGTGTAGCCAATGCCGGTGAATGGCCTCCCTCCCCGGGCTACTATCCTAGCTCTCGTTATCGCACCATGTCCTTCTACCAAGGTTACAAGAATCTATGGGGTCCGGCTCACCAGACCGTGGATCATAATGGTGTCACTATTTGGCTCGATAAAACTACCG GAAGTGGGTTCAAGTCGGTTAAACCATTTCGCTCCGGCTACTTTGGAGCCTCTATTAAGCTTCAATCTGGCTATACAGCCGGAGTTATTACAGCTTTCTAT CTATCCAATAGTGAAGCGCATCCGGGATACCATGATGAGGTGGACATCGAGTTCCTCGGGACAACATTCGGGAAGCCATACACTCTTCAAACAAATGTTTATGTGAGAGGAAGTGGGGATGGAAGAATTGTTGGGAGGGAGatgaaatttcatttatgGTTTGATCCCACACagaattttcatcattatgcCATTTTATGGACCCCTAAGGAGATCAC aTTCTTTGTGGATGATGTGCCGATAAGGAGGTATCCAAGAAAGAGTGATGCAACATTTCCACTAAGGCCAATGTGGGTTTATGGGTCGATTTGGGATGCATCATCATGGGCTACAGAAGATGGAAAATATAAGGCCGATTACCATTACCAACCTTTTGTTggaaaattcacaaatttcaaGGCCAGCGGCTGCTCCGCCTACTCCCCGCCCCGTTGTCGCCCTGTCTCGGGCTCCCCGTACCGGTCGGGCCGTCTGACGGGGCAACAGGGCAGGGCTATGCAATGGGTGCGAAGTCACTATTTGGTATATGACTATTGCAAGGACTATAAAAGGGACCATTCCCACACACCAGAATGCTTCcgttaa
- the LOC125185340 gene encoding uncharacterized protein LOC125185340, whose translation MAEGGGAVAMQMLRGRWFMVFACLLILSMSGATYIFGAYSNDLKTSLGYDQTTLNLISFFKDLGGNIGVMSGIINEFTPPWVVLAIGMTMNFSGYFMIWLAATHRISPPPVWQICLYICVGANSQTFSNTGALVTCVKNFPQSRGIVIGLLKGFTGLSGAIMTQLYRAFYTGDSKSLILLIAWLPAAVSLVFLPTVRLMKADSKPENELRVFYHLLYISLGLAGFLMIAIIFQNWHTFTQPAYAGFATVVLILLFAPLAVVFREELNNWKGRKEEEVSDSTTAVKVITEEAGPEKVEATPWWKDVLKPPERGEDYNILQALFSIDMIILFTAITFGVGGTLTAIDNLGQIGRALGYPAKTITTFVSLVSIWNYLGRVTAGFVSEIVLAKYKFPRPLMLTLVLLVSCSGHLLIAFGVPNSLYVASVIMGFCFGAQWPLIFAIISEIFGLKYYSTLYTLGGGASPLGAYILNVRITGHLYDMEATKQLAAKGLTRRHGEDLSCTGVACYKLAFLIITATTMVGCIVSFILVVRTRKFYRGDIYKKFRDEQIAES comes from the coding sequence atggcGGAGGGCGGCGGAGCAGTAGCGATGCAGATGCTCCGCGGGCGATGGTTCATGGTGTTCGCGTGCCTCCTGATCCTGTCAATGTCCGGCGCCACCTACATCTTCGGCGCCTACTCCAACGACCTCAAAACCTCCCTCGGCTACGACCAGACCACCCTCAACCTCATCAGCTTCTTCAAGGACCTCGGCGGCAACATCGGCGTCATGTCCGGCATCATCAACGAGTTCACCCCTCCCTGGGTCGTCCTCGCCATCGGCATGACCATGAACTTCTCCGGCTACTTCATGATCTGGCTCGCCGCCACCCACCGCATCTCCCCTCCCCCCGTCTGGCAGATCTGCCTCTACATCTGCGTCGGCGCCAACTCGCAGACCTTCTCCAACACCGGCGCCCTCGTCACCTGCGTCAAGAACTTCCCCCAGAGCAGGGGAATTGTCATCGGCCTCCTCAAGGGCTTCACCGGCCTCAGCGGCGCCATCATGACCCAGCTCTATCGCGCTTTCTACACCGGCGACTCCAAGTCCCTCATCCTGCTCATCGCCTGGCTTCCCGCCGCGGTCTCTCTTGTGTTTTTGCCTACGGTTCGTTTGATGAAAGCCGATTCCAAGCCGGAGAACGAACTCCGCGTCTTCTACCATCTCCTCTACATATCTCTCGGCCTCGCCGGTTTCCTCATGATCGCAATCATCTTCCAAAACTGGCACACTTTCACTCAGCCAGCATACGCCGGCTTCGCCACCGTCGTCCTCATCCTCCTCTTCGCCCCGCTAGCTGTTGTCTTCAGAGAAGAGCTCAATAATTGGAagggaaggaaagaagaagaagtgagCGATTCGACGACGGCTGTGAAAGTGATCACGGAGGAGGCTGGGCCGGAAAAGGTGGAGGCGACGCCGTGGTGGAAAGACGTGCTGAAGCCGCCGGAGAGAGGCGAGGACTACAACATACTCCAGGCGCTTTTCAGCATCGACATGATCATTCTGTTCACAGCAATCACGTTCGGCGTGGGCGGGACGCTGACCGCCATCGACAACCTGGGGCAGATCGGCCGGGCGTTGGGATATCCGGCGAAAACTATCACTACGTTCGTGTCGCTGGTCAGCATATGGAACTACCTCGGGCGGGTCACAGCGGGATTCGTGTCGGAGATAGTCCTGGCCAAGTACAAGTTCCCGCGGCCGCTGATGCTGACGCTGGTGCTGCTTGTCTCGTGCTCCGGCCACCTCCTGATCGCATTCGGCGTGCCTAACTCGCTCTACGTGGCCTCGGTCATCATGGGGTTCTGCTTCGGGGCGCAGTGGCCGTTGATCTTCGCCATCATATCCGAGATCTTTGGCCTCAAGTATTACTCCACGCTCTACACATTGGGCGGGGGCGCCAGCCCCCTCGGCGCGTACATTCTCAATGTGAGGATCACGGGGCATTTGTACGACATGGAGGCGACGAAGCAGTTGGCGGCGAAAGGGCTGACGAGGAGGCACGGGGAGGATCTGTCGTGCACCGGCGTCGCCTGTTACAAGCTCGCGTTTCTCATCATCACCGCCACTACCATGGTTGGCTGCATTGTTTCCTTCATCTTGGTAGTGAGGACTAGGAAGTTTTACAGAGGGGACATATACAAGAAGTTCAGAGATG
- the LOC125222435 gene encoding uncharacterized protein LOC125222435 isoform X4: MAETTSTLCFSALSASIPFSMDSSSRNWTSTSFATAPKFSSHFHRHRSPYLSFTLKASGSSHFLGDDAFGFYPWENNDSADSSIQWVSEEKITLFTSDGLIQIGGNLVPRRVSSAHKKQGNAKMSQKSQRYQESKYMDPNQSLCLGALFDIAATNGLDTGRRLCIFGFCRSIEMLCDVVEDTVLEHGGESFCLKSR; this comes from the exons ATGGCTGAAACCACCTCCACGCTATGCTTCTCCGCCTTGTCTGCCTCGATTCCCTTCTCCATGGACTCTTCCTCCAGAAATTGGACTTCAACATCTTTTGCCACCGCACCTAAATTCTCTTCCCACTTTCACCGTCACCGATCGCCCTACCTCAGCTTCACTCTCAAAGCCTCCGGTTCTTCCCATTTCCTCGGCGACGATGCTTTCGGATTCTATCCATGGGAGAATAATGACTCTGCTGATTCCt CTATACAGTGGGTTTCGGAGGAAAAGATTACGTTATTTACCTCTGACGGGCTGATTCAGATCGGCGGGAATCTTGTCCCGCGCCGTGTTTCTTCTGCTCAT AAGAAACAAGGGAATGCAAAAATGTCCCAGAAATCTCAACGGTATCAGGAGAGCAAGTACATGGATCCAAACCAAAGCCTATGTCTCGGGGCTCTATTTGATATTGCAGCTACAAAT GGACTTGATACTGGTAGACGCCTTTGTATATTTGGCTTCTGTCGCTCCATTGAGATGCTTTGCGATGTAGTGGAAGACACTGTCTTGGAGCATGGTGGAGAG agtttttgtttgaaatcCAGGTAG
- the LOC125222435 gene encoding uncharacterized protein LOC125222435 isoform X1, translating into MAETTSTLCFSALSASIPFSMDSSSRNWTSTSFATAPKFSSHFHRHRSPYLSFTLKASGSSHFLGDDAFGFYPWENNDSADSSIQWVSEEKITLFTSDGLIQIGGNLVPRRVSSAHKKQGNAKMSQKSQRYQESKYMDPNQSLCLGALFDIAATNGLDTGRRLCIFGFCRSIEMLCDVVEDTVLEHGGEVVAAEKASKGGLHEKLKMTVAVPLLWGVPPASETLHLAVRSGGGIVDKIYWQWNFL; encoded by the exons ATGGCTGAAACCACCTCCACGCTATGCTTCTCCGCCTTGTCTGCCTCGATTCCCTTCTCCATGGACTCTTCCTCCAGAAATTGGACTTCAACATCTTTTGCCACCGCACCTAAATTCTCTTCCCACTTTCACCGTCACCGATCGCCCTACCTCAGCTTCACTCTCAAAGCCTCCGGTTCTTCCCATTTCCTCGGCGACGATGCTTTCGGATTCTATCCATGGGAGAATAATGACTCTGCTGATTCCt CTATACAGTGGGTTTCGGAGGAAAAGATTACGTTATTTACCTCTGACGGGCTGATTCAGATCGGCGGGAATCTTGTCCCGCGCCGTGTTTCTTCTGCTCAT AAGAAACAAGGGAATGCAAAAATGTCCCAGAAATCTCAACGGTATCAGGAGAGCAAGTACATGGATCCAAACCAAAGCCTATGTCTCGGGGCTCTATTTGATATTGCAGCTACAAAT GGACTTGATACTGGTAGACGCCTTTGTATATTTGGCTTCTGTCGCTCCATTGAGATGCTTTGCGATGTAGTGGAAGACACTGTCTTGGAGCATGGTGGAGAG GTAGTGGCAGCAGAGAAGGCAAGCAAGGGAGGGTTGCATGAAAAGCTAAAGATGACTGTTGCAGTGCCGTTACTCTGGGGAGTTCCTCCAGCATCTGAAACCCTTCACCTCGCCGTTAGGAGTGGCGGTGGGATTGTGGACAAGATCTATTGGCAGTGGAACTTCCTGTAA
- the LOC125222435 gene encoding uncharacterized protein LOC125222435 isoform X2, producing the protein MAETTSTLCFSALSASIPFSMDSSSRNWTSTSFATAPKFSSHFHRHRSPYLSFTLKASGSSHFLGDDAFGFYPWENNDSADSSIQWVSEEKITLFTSDGLIQIGGNLVPRRVSSAHKKQGNAKMSQKSQRYQESKYMDPNQSLCLGALFDIAATNGLDTGRRLCIFGFCRSIEMLCDVVEDTVLEHGGEGRPSCGSGSREGKQGRVA; encoded by the exons ATGGCTGAAACCACCTCCACGCTATGCTTCTCCGCCTTGTCTGCCTCGATTCCCTTCTCCATGGACTCTTCCTCCAGAAATTGGACTTCAACATCTTTTGCCACCGCACCTAAATTCTCTTCCCACTTTCACCGTCACCGATCGCCCTACCTCAGCTTCACTCTCAAAGCCTCCGGTTCTTCCCATTTCCTCGGCGACGATGCTTTCGGATTCTATCCATGGGAGAATAATGACTCTGCTGATTCCt CTATACAGTGGGTTTCGGAGGAAAAGATTACGTTATTTACCTCTGACGGGCTGATTCAGATCGGCGGGAATCTTGTCCCGCGCCGTGTTTCTTCTGCTCAT AAGAAACAAGGGAATGCAAAAATGTCCCAGAAATCTCAACGGTATCAGGAGAGCAAGTACATGGATCCAAACCAAAGCCTATGTCTCGGGGCTCTATTTGATATTGCAGCTACAAAT GGACTTGATACTGGTAGACGCCTTTGTATATTTGGCTTCTGTCGCTCCATTGAGATGCTTTGCGATGTAGTGGAAGACACTGTCTTGGAGCATGGTGGAGAG GGGAGGCCCTCATGTG GTAGTGGCAGCAGAGAAGGCAAGCAAGGGAGGGTTGCATGA
- the LOC125222434 gene encoding transcription factor RAX2: protein MGRAPCCDKANVKKGPWSPEEDAKLKAYIEKHGTTVSNWIALPQRAGLKRCGKSCRLRWLNYLRPNIKHGEFSDDEDRIICSLYTRIGSRWSIIAGQLPGRTDNDIKNYWNTKLKKKLLGGNIRPTPISPFLPNLTSQISSPYDQLQYSTNNSFGAFSTTTTTAGDKTPLHRSYNNQVIFGGNEASCSSSDTSNQLGFHHQSYLSVDDETQNFLITANGYDHSKGDVNGNSFGQENPLDYSMEDIKQLISTNHISTNLNFFVDEIKTEQATTLYY from the exons atggGAAGAGCTCCATGTTGTGACAAGGCAAATGTGAAGAAAGGGCCATGGTCACCTGAAGAAGATGCAAAGCTAAAGGCTTACATAGAGAAGCATGGCACTACTGTTAGCAATTGGATTGCTCTCCCTCAAAGAGCtg GTCTGAAAAGATGTGGGAAAAGCTGCAGATTAAGATGGCTCAACTACCTCAGACCAAACATCAAGCATGGAGAGTTTTCTGATGATGAAGATAGAATCATCTGCAGCCTCTACACTCGCATCGGAAGCAG GTGGTCAATAATAGCAGGCCAATTACCGGGCAGAACAGACAACGACATCAAGAACTACTGGAACACAAAGCTGAAGAAGAAACTACTAGGAGGAAACATTAGGCCAACACCAATCTCTCCTTTCCTTCCAAATCTCACTTCCCAAATCTCATCACCATATGATCAATTGCAATACTCCACCAACAACTCTTTTGGGGCtttctccaccaccaccaccactgcTGGAGACAAGACCCCGTTGCACCGGAGTTACAATAATCAGGTCATCTTCGGAGGCAACGAAGCCAGCTGCAGCTCCTCAGACACCAGCAACCAATTAGGGTTTCATCATCAAAGCTATTTAAGCGTCGATGATGAAACTCAAAACTTCCTCATCACAGCTAATGGATATGATCACAGCAAGGGAGATGTAAATGGGAACAGTTTCGGCCAAGAAAATCCACTGGATTACAGCATGGAAGATATTAAGCAGCTGATTAGCACTAATCACATTTCCACTAATCTCAACTTCTTTGTGGATGAGATTAAGACAGAACAAGCAACAACATTGTACTACTAa